One segment of Primulina tabacum isolate GXHZ01 chromosome 14, ASM2559414v2, whole genome shotgun sequence DNA contains the following:
- the LOC142524841 gene encoding putative galacturonosyltransferase-like 3: MPPDLRHLTTTVAAVLLPLLLIPLPPLSATDHQQFREAPAFRNGVSCATPNDNSTIHIAMTLDYATPYLRGSIAAVLSVLQHSSCPENTFFHFLAPPDHRYNLLRTIISTFPYLRFHLYPFNSTTVNHLISSSIRRALDEPLNYARIYLADLLPSSVTRIIYLDSDLILIDDISKLWQISLNSHVLGAPEYCHANFSHYFTSKFWSSPSFSATFRRRDPCYFNTGVMVIDLTKWRNHGFTKKLEYWMKIQKRYRIYELGSLPPFLLVFAGNVEGVEHRWNQHGLGGDNLEGLCRDLHPGPVSLLHWSGKGKPWLRLDAKMPCTLDNLWTPYDLFKHEALFSDIETEAGRK, from the exons ATGCCGCCAGATCTCCGTCACCTAACCACCACAGTCGCCGCCGTCCTCCTCCCTCTCCTTCTCATTCCTCTTCCACCACTCTCCGCCACCGATCACCAGCAATTTCGGGAAGCCCCCGCATTCCGCAACGGAGTCTCATGCGCAACGCCCAATGACAACTCCACAATACATATAGCCATGACTCTAGACTACGCTACCCCTTACCTCCGGGGATCAATCGCCGCCGTCCTCTCAGTCCTCCAGCACTCCTCCTGCCCGGAAAACACCTTCTTCCACTTCCTCGCGCCACCCGACCACCGCTACAACCTCCTCCGGACCATTATCTCCACCTTCCCTTACCTTCGATTCCACCTCTACCCCTTCAATTCCACCACCGTCAACCACCTCATCTCCTCCTCCATCCGCCGCGCCCTGGACGAGCCCCTCAACTACGCCCGTATCTACCTCGCCGACCTCCTCCCCTCCTCCGTCACCCGCATTATCTACCTCGACTCCGACCTCATACTCATCGACGACATTTCCAAACTCTGGCAAATCAGCCTTAACTCCCACGTCCTCGGAGCCCCCGAGTACTGCCACGCAAACTTCAGCCACTACTTCACCTCCAAATTCTGGTCGAGCCCATCATTCTCCGCCACTTTCAGAAGAAGAGACCCTTGTTATTTCAACACCGGAGTAATGGTAATCGATCTAACGAAATGGCGAAACCACGGATTTACTAAGAAACTAGAATACTGGATGAAAATACAGAAAAGATATAGAATCTACGAATTAGGGTCTCTGCCGCCATTTTTGCTGGTTTTTGCCGGTAATGTTGAAGGCGTTGAGCATCGGTGGAACCAACACGGGCTTGGAGGTGATAATCTTGAAGGCTTATGCAGGGATCTGCATCCTGGCCCGGTGAGCCTGCTACATTGGAGTGGCAAGGGGAAGCCATGGTTAAGGCTCGATGCAAAGATGCCTTGTACATTAGATAATCTTTGGACACCCTACGATTTGTTTAAACATGAAGCTTTATTTTCTGAT ATCGAGACGGAGGCTGGCAGGAAATGA